The Peribacillus sp. FSL E2-0218 genome contains a region encoding:
- a CDS encoding transaldolase family protein produces the protein MKYFLDSAIMKEVRYAYENWAIDGVTTNPRHIMSSGKPFLTVLDELGSEFKGVENFPISVEINPHLDDAKEMVETGTKIAQLSSNFVIKIPCTEPGLIAAREFEKEGIPTNVTLVFSPSQALQAGRIKASFVSPFVGWKENSGDDTTQYIQDIANIYKTYHFETEIIVAALRNGKQIVDAAKAGAHIVTCGFDVYKESFHHAFTDYGLDKFRNAWDNTITEAPVLK, from the coding sequence ATGAAATATTTTTTGGACAGTGCCATTATGAAGGAAGTGCGTTATGCTTATGAAAATTGGGCCATCGATGGGGTAACGACGAATCCTCGCCACATCATGTCAAGCGGTAAACCATTCCTTACCGTGTTAGATGAATTAGGAAGCGAATTTAAGGGCGTTGAGAACTTTCCTATTTCAGTGGAAATTAATCCTCATTTAGACGATGCAAAAGAAATGGTTGAAACAGGAACGAAGATTGCACAATTGTCTTCCAATTTCGTCATTAAAATTCCGTGTACAGAACCAGGTTTGATTGCGGCGAGGGAATTTGAAAAAGAAGGCATCCCTACGAATGTCACGCTTGTTTTTTCTCCTTCCCAAGCCTTGCAAGCTGGAAGAATCAAGGCTAGTTTCGTATCGCCTTTCGTTGGATGGAAGGAAAATAGCGGGGATGACACGACTCAATACATTCAAGATATCGCAAATATCTATAAAACGTATCATTTCGAAACTGAAATTATCGTGGCCGCTTTGCGGAATGGCAAACAAATCGTTGATGCCGCTAAAGCAGGGGCCCATATCGTGACCTGTGGCTTCGATGTTTACAAGGAAAGCTTCCATCACGCATTTACTGATTATGGATTGGATAAATTCCGCAATGCCTGGGACAACACAATTACGGAAGCACCAGTATTGAAATGA
- a CDS encoding aldehyde dehydrogenase family protein produces MTNSTQVKQHGLLVAGHWEKTSETMMVLNKYTQEPAAEISVATKKHVDKAVKSAKAALKQNFSPYERYEVLMKAAQLLLERREEFARILAIEVGKSIRESRGEVDRSAQTLQISAEEAKRIHGEGVPVESAQGSENRMAFTIRVPVGVIAAITPFNAPINLVCHKIGPALASGNSVVLKPAEVTPICAIKLASLLEEAGLPKGRLQVLTGDGAKIGEWLLENQDVNMFTFTGSPRVGELIRSKAGLRKVSLELGNNSATIVHKDSDLERAATLVSQKSFNNAGQVCISVQRIYVHQDIYEAFVAKLIEKTEEFVVGNPLDEKTDIGPMIRLTEAERVEAWVKEAVEQGARIEVGGKRDGAFYLPTILTNVKDDMKVCRQEVFGPIVSIATYEEIDEVIAKVNDSDYGLQAGLFTNDLQLAMKAAREIEVGGLIVNDASAYRVDHMPYGGVKKSGNGKEGPKYAMEEMTEERIIVLNL; encoded by the coding sequence ATGACGAATTCAACACAAGTTAAGCAACATGGTTTATTAGTGGCGGGTCATTGGGAGAAAACGTCAGAAACAATGATGGTATTAAACAAATATACACAAGAACCGGCTGCTGAAATCTCGGTAGCGACAAAAAAACATGTGGATAAAGCTGTAAAGAGTGCGAAAGCTGCGTTAAAACAGAATTTTTCACCGTATGAACGATATGAGGTATTAATGAAAGCGGCCCAATTGCTATTAGAGCGCCGCGAAGAATTTGCCAGGATCTTAGCGATTGAAGTTGGAAAGTCCATTCGTGAATCACGCGGAGAAGTGGATCGTTCAGCTCAAACTTTACAAATATCTGCAGAGGAAGCAAAGCGCATCCATGGAGAAGGTGTTCCTGTTGAATCAGCTCAAGGTTCAGAGAATCGCATGGCCTTCACCATCCGTGTTCCTGTTGGCGTCATTGCAGCTATCACTCCGTTTAATGCACCGATCAATCTGGTCTGCCATAAAATCGGTCCAGCACTTGCGTCCGGTAATAGTGTAGTCTTAAAACCTGCTGAAGTCACTCCAATCTGTGCCATTAAACTGGCATCCTTATTGGAGGAGGCTGGGCTACCAAAGGGACGCCTTCAAGTGCTGACTGGAGATGGTGCAAAAATCGGTGAATGGTTACTGGAAAATCAAGATGTTAACATGTTTACTTTTACCGGAAGCCCTCGAGTGGGAGAATTAATCCGTTCAAAGGCAGGCTTACGTAAAGTGTCTCTTGAATTAGGGAATAATTCAGCGACCATCGTTCATAAAGATTCGGATTTGGAAAGAGCGGCAACTTTAGTTTCACAAAAAAGCTTTAATAATGCAGGACAAGTTTGTATATCCGTCCAACGAATCTATGTCCATCAAGATATCTATGAAGCTTTTGTTGCGAAGTTAATAGAAAAAACGGAAGAGTTTGTAGTAGGCAATCCATTGGATGAAAAAACAGATATTGGACCGATGATTCGTCTTACTGAAGCGGAGCGAGTGGAGGCATGGGTGAAGGAAGCGGTGGAACAAGGGGCCCGGATTGAGGTTGGTGGTAAACGTGACGGCGCATTCTATTTGCCTACCATTTTAACGAATGTAAAGGATGACATGAAAGTTTGTCGTCAAGAAGTGTTCGGTCCAATTGTATCGATTGCCACATATGAAGAAATAGACGAAGTGATCGCTAAAGTAAACGATTCTGATTATGGATTGCAAGCGGGGCTCTTCACGAACGATTTACAATTGGCCATGAAAGCGGCTCGTGAAATAGAAGTGGGAGGACTTATCGTTAATGATGCGTCGGCATACCGGGTCGATCATATGCCTTATGGCGGCGTGAAGAAAAGCGGGAACGGAAAAGAAGGCCCAAAATATGCGATGGAAGAAATGACGGAAGAACGTATCATCGTCTTGAATTTATGA
- the trxB gene encoding thioredoxin-disulfide reductase yields MRRVVILGTGPAGLTAAIYLARADMKPLIIEGSQPGGQLTMTREVDNYPGFVGGVMGPELMENMRKQAERFGAEFKTGWVNSLDLSGPPYRLRVEGLGDILTQSLIISTGASAKFLNIPGEKENIGRGVSTCATCDGFFFKDKKIVVIGGGDTAMEEAHFLAKFGSEVRIVHRRNELRASKIMQNRAQQNKKITWSLNKTPIEIMANNKNEVTGLKIKDNGTGEEEIIETDGIFIAIGHLPSTGFLKGQLNTDETGYIIVKPGSTQTSVPGVFACGDVQDSKYRQAITAAGTGCMAALDAERYVEGSAVHDWSKA; encoded by the coding sequence ATGCGAAGAGTGGTTATTTTAGGAACGGGTCCAGCGGGATTAACAGCTGCCATTTATTTAGCTAGGGCCGATATGAAGCCCCTTATCATTGAGGGGAGTCAACCAGGTGGCCAACTGACAATGACTAGGGAAGTGGATAATTATCCAGGTTTTGTGGGGGGGGTGATGGGTCCCGAACTCATGGAAAACATGAGAAAACAAGCTGAGCGCTTCGGTGCCGAATTTAAGACAGGATGGGTGAATAGTTTAGACCTTAGTGGGCCCCCATATAGATTACGTGTAGAAGGATTAGGCGATATTTTAACACAATCTCTAATTATATCTACAGGCGCTTCTGCTAAGTTCTTAAACATTCCTGGGGAAAAAGAGAATATTGGTCGAGGTGTTAGTACATGTGCCACCTGTGACGGATTTTTCTTTAAGGATAAAAAGATAGTTGTTATAGGCGGTGGAGATACAGCGATGGAAGAAGCCCATTTTCTTGCAAAATTCGGTTCGGAAGTACGTATTGTGCACCGGAGAAATGAACTAAGAGCTTCAAAAATCATGCAAAATCGAGCACAGCAAAATAAAAAGATCACGTGGAGTTTAAATAAAACACCAATTGAAATAATGGCGAACAACAAGAATGAAGTAACAGGCTTGAAGATAAAAGACAATGGAACTGGCGAAGAGGAGATAATAGAAACAGACGGTATTTTCATTGCTATTGGCCATTTACCTAGCACTGGCTTCCTAAAAGGGCAGTTGAATACAGATGAAACTGGGTATATTATTGTAAAACCGGGTTCCACTCAAACAAGCGTTCCAGGTGTATTCGCTTGTGGGGATGTTCAAGATAGCAAGTACCGTCAAGCCATTACAGCTGCTGGAACAGGATGCATGGCCGCTTTAGACGCAGAACGTTATGTAGAAGGAAGTGCAGTCCATGATTGGAGTAAAGCGTGA
- a CDS encoding MFS transporter yields MEQSVIQNMERPVDTSKKLKLKEKIAYGMGDVGNNFLFDLGQIYLLKFYTDALGLPSATAGLIFLITKIWDAFADITVGTWVDNRKKIGPKGKFRPFILYTAVPLALITIVSFTNPDFSLTGKMIWAYATYMAFGTIYSISNIPYGSMVPAMTKDPVERAELAAFRQAGSNMGLLITTVGFMPIVLLFNSESTGYIVAVSVFAFLGVLLQLYCYKNVKERYVYEKPKEAQVKLSESYKGLLKNTPLLILCLVNLFTFSAFNVKLAVQVYYCQYVLKNVSIVPYMGFFSIGCVFIGVALVPFMVKKIGKKYTYILGCAIWAVGDLLAYIFADNAVIFIILACFAFFGSAFVNSLNWAFVSDAVEYGEWKTGNRSEGVVYSFFTFCRKLSQALAGFIPGIVLGLVGYVPNAVQNANVVEGIRGLMFIYPSTLAMATIIVMAFFYKLSDDKYNNIVKDLNERKSGIPM; encoded by the coding sequence ATGGAACAATCAGTCATTCAAAACATGGAACGTCCAGTTGATACTTCTAAGAAATTAAAGCTTAAGGAAAAAATAGCATACGGAATGGGGGATGTAGGAAATAATTTTTTATTTGATCTAGGTCAAATCTATTTGCTTAAGTTTTATACGGATGCACTTGGACTGCCATCAGCAACAGCAGGGTTAATCTTCTTAATTACAAAAATATGGGACGCCTTTGCCGACATTACTGTAGGCACTTGGGTGGATAATCGAAAAAAAATTGGTCCAAAAGGAAAGTTCAGGCCGTTTATCCTTTACACGGCAGTACCGTTAGCCCTCATTACAATCGTTAGTTTTACCAATCCTGATTTTTCACTCACTGGAAAAATGATTTGGGCTTATGCAACCTATATGGCATTTGGTACCATTTATAGTATTTCGAATATTCCTTACGGTTCAATGGTTCCTGCCATGACCAAAGATCCTGTAGAAAGAGCGGAGTTGGCTGCGTTTAGGCAAGCAGGATCAAACATGGGCCTATTGATTACTACGGTTGGGTTCATGCCTATCGTTTTACTTTTCAATAGTGAATCCACTGGATACATAGTGGCGGTATCGGTATTTGCTTTTTTAGGTGTACTATTGCAACTATATTGTTATAAGAATGTTAAAGAAAGATATGTGTACGAGAAGCCAAAAGAAGCTCAGGTGAAACTGAGTGAGAGTTATAAAGGGTTGTTAAAAAATACCCCTCTTTTGATCCTTTGTTTAGTGAACTTGTTTACTTTTTCAGCTTTCAATGTAAAGCTCGCAGTACAAGTATACTATTGCCAATATGTATTGAAAAATGTTTCAATCGTTCCTTACATGGGCTTTTTCAGCATTGGCTGTGTGTTTATAGGTGTAGCACTAGTTCCGTTCATGGTTAAAAAAATCGGAAAGAAATACACGTATATACTTGGTTGCGCAATTTGGGCAGTTGGCGATTTATTAGCTTATATTTTTGCTGATAATGCCGTAATATTTATCATTTTAGCTTGTTTTGCCTTCTTTGGAAGTGCATTTGTCAATAGTTTGAACTGGGCATTCGTTTCTGATGCGGTTGAATACGGGGAATGGAAAACAGGCAATAGATCGGAAGGTGTGGTTTATTCATTCTTCACTTTCTGTCGCAAATTATCTCAGGCTCTCGCAGGTTTTATCCCAGGTATTGTTTTAGGGCTAGTCGGGTATGTGCCCAATGCCGTGCAAAATGCCAATGTGGTAGAAGGGATTAGAGGGCTTATGTTCATATATCCAAGTACATTGGCCATGGCAACCATTATTGTTATGGCATTCTTTTATAAACTATCTGATGATAAATACAATAATATCGTAAAAGATCTTAATGAGCGTAAATCAGGTATACCTATGTAA
- a CDS encoding AEC family transporter has translation MEFLTILLPVFGIFAIGFIGQKKIGFDTKTISTMALYLMSPILVFRTFYTTPFTIDYLYLTFYTFALCFSLIAVVYVISYFHGYSTPETCGMILASSFMNNGNYGTPVVLLLFGATGLKSAIVLMVIQQVVMCTVGVYYAAKGSPDGNGIRSALRAVQRMPIVYGGLLGALFQFLHIPFSNSVQEAVNLVADAAIPTVMIVLGMQLANISIKQLAKARISWSLLIKLAISPAIAYMLTLFLPVDEMVKQIMIIMAAMPTAANTTMYALQFNTESDFVSSTTLISTSLSLATLPIIFMIVL, from the coding sequence ATGGAGTTTTTAACTATCCTCCTGCCGGTTTTCGGTATTTTTGCGATTGGGTTTATTGGACAAAAGAAAATCGGTTTTGATACAAAGACAATCTCAACAATGGCGCTTTACTTAATGTCGCCAATTCTTGTATTTCGAACTTTTTATACTACCCCATTCACTATTGATTACCTATACCTTACTTTTTACACATTTGCTCTTTGTTTTTCCTTGATTGCCGTTGTGTATGTCATTTCTTATTTTCACGGGTATTCGACTCCGGAAACATGTGGGATGATCTTGGCTTCGTCCTTTATGAACAACGGAAACTATGGTACCCCTGTAGTTCTATTACTCTTCGGTGCCACTGGTCTAAAATCTGCCATTGTGTTAATGGTGATACAACAAGTGGTGATGTGTACTGTGGGCGTGTATTATGCCGCAAAAGGGAGTCCGGATGGTAATGGGATACGCTCAGCTCTTCGGGCAGTTCAACGCATGCCCATCGTATATGGCGGGCTTTTAGGTGCCCTTTTTCAATTCCTGCATATCCCATTTAGCAATTCCGTACAAGAAGCCGTCAACTTAGTGGCTGATGCCGCAATTCCTACTGTAATGATTGTACTGGGCATGCAGCTTGCCAACATTTCAATAAAACAATTGGCCAAAGCCAGGATCTCTTGGTCGCTCCTTATCAAGCTTGCCATTTCACCAGCAATAGCGTATATGCTAACTCTTTTCTTGCCTGTAGATGAGATGGTTAAACAAATCATGATCATTATGGCTGCCATGCCGACTGCCGCCAATACGACGATGTACGCGCTTCAATTCAATACAGAGTCAGATTTCGTTTCAAGTACGACACTTATCAGTACTTCGTTAAGTCTTGCAACATTGCCTATTATATTCATGATTGTTTTATAA
- a CDS encoding NAD(P)-dependent oxidoreductase: MKIGIIGASGKVGNLIMKEAKDRGMDVTAIVRNASKITETNVTVLEKDIFALTGSDLTSFDVVVNTYKAPEGEEHLYVDAGRVLIKALNEAPQTKLVVVGGAGSLFVDETHTTRLMDTPDFPDFVYPTASNAAKQLEELQQSNSITWTYISPAGFFDPEGKRTGSYQAGKDHVILNGKGQSYISYADYAIAVVDEIETPQHVNERFTLVGEAE; encoded by the coding sequence ATGAAAATTGGAATCATTGGAGCAAGCGGCAAGGTTGGAAATCTTATTATGAAAGAAGCGAAAGATAGAGGAATGGACGTAACGGCAATCGTGAGAAATGCTTCAAAAATTACCGAAACGAACGTTACTGTACTTGAAAAAGATATTTTTGCGCTAACTGGATCAGATCTTACATCCTTTGATGTAGTGGTCAATACCTATAAGGCACCAGAAGGCGAGGAACATTTATATGTAGATGCTGGCAGAGTATTGATTAAAGCCCTTAATGAAGCCCCACAGACAAAACTGGTCGTCGTGGGCGGTGCCGGGAGCCTCTTTGTTGATGAAACCCATACAACAAGACTTATGGATACACCAGATTTCCCGGACTTTGTATATCCGACTGCATCCAATGCAGCGAAACAGCTTGAGGAGTTGCAGCAATCAAATTCCATTACATGGACGTATATCAGCCCTGCAGGTTTCTTCGATCCGGAAGGGAAAAGAACCGGCTCCTATCAGGCAGGAAAAGATCATGTCATTTTAAATGGTAAAGGGCAAAGCTACATTAGTTATGCTGACTATGCCATCGCCGTAGTGGATGAGATTGAAACTCCACAACATGTGAATGAACGATTCACCCTTGTTGGTGAAGCAGAATAA
- a CDS encoding GntR family transcriptional regulator, with protein MKNMIDANKNVALYLQVKDILVKRIQEKVWKANALIPTEQELMQEFDVSRTTLRQAISILVQDGLLEKKQGRGTIVKPQPLIGGSLGRLKGLAEEVTERGLTPNSKLLRANFTQDLYYETSMLQLAEGEEVFVIERIRFADDVPIAIERSCWPKHIGQMYEKHDLNSAKFYEILEGNGISLKRAKEKICAINATIYEADLLGIRGGEALLEMTRLSFGFDDKPLEFTITKYRSDKYHYDIDLFR; from the coding sequence ATGAAAAATATGATAGATGCCAATAAAAATGTGGCTCTTTATTTACAGGTGAAAGACATTTTAGTGAAGCGCATTCAGGAAAAAGTATGGAAAGCAAACGCTTTAATACCAACCGAACAAGAGTTGATGCAAGAATTCGATGTTAGCCGTACTACATTAAGGCAAGCGATTTCCATTCTTGTTCAAGACGGATTATTGGAGAAGAAGCAAGGAAGAGGAACAATCGTAAAGCCCCAACCCCTTATCGGCGGGAGTCTAGGAAGACTGAAGGGATTAGCGGAAGAAGTAACCGAGAGAGGTTTAACCCCCAATTCAAAATTACTGCGTGCAAATTTCACACAAGACTTATATTACGAAACATCAATGCTTCAACTGGCAGAGGGAGAAGAAGTTTTCGTGATTGAGAGGATCCGTTTCGCAGATGATGTTCCTATTGCAATTGAACGCTCATGCTGGCCCAAACATATTGGACAAATGTATGAAAAACATGACCTGAATAGTGCAAAATTTTATGAAATCTTAGAGGGAAATGGAATTTCGTTAAAACGGGCAAAAGAAAAAATCTGTGCAATCAACGCAACGATTTACGAAGCTGATTTATTGGGCATTCGCGGCGGTGAAGCTTTGCTTGAAATGACAAGGCTAAGCTTTGGATTCGATGATAAACCACTTGAGTTTACTATAACGAAATATCGAAGTGATAAATATCATTATGATATTGACCTTTTTAGGTGA
- a CDS encoding FMN-dependent NADH-azoreductase: MAKVLYITAHPLDHTQSFSLAAGSSFIEAYKQSNPNDEVVHIDLYKEHIPALDADIFSGWGKLQTGKGFEELSDQEKEKVSRLGELSEQFVSADKYVFVTPMWNFSFPPVMKAYLDSVAVAGKTFKYTATGPVGLLTDKKALHIQARGGIYSEGPSADLEMGHRYIKNLLVGFFGVPSLEGIFIEGHNQYPDRAQEIKEKGIQEAKDLAQRF; encoded by the coding sequence ATGGCTAAAGTCCTTTATATTACAGCACATCCACTTGATCATACACAATCTTTTAGTTTGGCGGCGGGAAGCTCTTTTATTGAAGCCTATAAACAGAGTAACCCTAACGACGAAGTGGTTCATATCGACTTATATAAGGAGCATATTCCTGCACTAGATGCCGATATATTCAGTGGGTGGGGAAAACTTCAAACAGGCAAAGGATTTGAAGAACTTTCCGATCAGGAAAAAGAAAAAGTCAGCCGTCTTGGAGAGTTGAGTGAACAATTTGTATCCGCTGATAAGTATGTTTTCGTGACACCTATGTGGAATTTCTCTTTCCCTCCTGTAATGAAGGCGTATCTTGATTCCGTTGCAGTAGCCGGGAAGACATTCAAATATACGGCAACCGGACCAGTCGGTTTATTGACAGATAAAAAAGCCTTGCATATTCAAGCGCGTGGCGGCATTTATTCCGAAGGACCGTCAGCTGATCTGGAAATGGGACACCGTTATATTAAAAACCTACTTGTGGGATTCTTCGGTGTCCCTTCATTGGAAGGGATATTTATCGAAGGACACAATCAATATCCTGATCGTGCACAGGAAATTAAAGAAAAAGGGATTCAGGAAGCAAAAGATTTAGCTCAAAGATTTTAA
- a CDS encoding Gfo/Idh/MocA family oxidoreductase: MSTKRKELNSNFFSSFLNVDYLSEEDKYIFKKEKQKYKFNVIGAGMIGHEHIKVTMLEGRATIHGIYDLDKKSIENTKRMFSENFPGHDLVEYRTLEEACHDPQVDGLIICTPNYTHLEIVREAVKSGKHILLEKPMATNLNDALEIKELADGYKGIFQIGLQYRYKAIYNESIHEAIERKSIGDIKTISIVEHRVPFLDKVNQWNKFSKYSGGTLVEKCCHYFDLLNLLAQSKPSFVYATGGSAVNFNDFEYKEQKSDVIDHANVNIVYENGVNTNFNLCMFSPMFYEEITICGDEGRLRAYENDDFLPVNRPNTHLEVLSGESKPTRISTPCYPSVIQSSGHNGGTYYEHKYFIDNMEGVSTTTATVEEGFWSIVVGIAAEESIKTGKVVYIDELLKRVHNEKATVSN; this comes from the coding sequence ATGAGTACAAAAAGAAAAGAATTAAACAGTAATTTTTTCTCGAGTTTTTTAAATGTTGATTACTTATCCGAAGAAGATAAATACATTTTTAAAAAGGAAAAACAAAAATATAAATTTAACGTGATTGGTGCCGGGATGATAGGTCATGAGCATATAAAAGTTACCATGCTGGAGGGAAGAGCAACCATTCATGGCATTTATGATCTAGATAAGAAAAGTATTGAAAATACGAAAAGGATGTTCTCGGAAAACTTCCCTGGACATGATCTAGTGGAGTATCGGACTCTTGAGGAAGCTTGTCATGATCCGCAAGTAGATGGACTAATTATTTGTACGCCGAATTATACCCATCTTGAGATTGTGAGAGAAGCGGTCAAATCCGGAAAGCATATTTTACTAGAAAAACCAATGGCTACAAATTTAAATGATGCATTGGAAATTAAAGAACTTGCCGATGGTTATAAAGGGATCTTTCAAATCGGCCTACAATATCGTTACAAAGCGATTTACAACGAATCCATTCATGAAGCGATCGAGCGAAAATCAATTGGTGATATTAAAACAATCAGCATTGTAGAACATCGAGTTCCCTTCCTGGATAAAGTAAACCAATGGAATAAATTCTCTAAATATTCAGGCGGTACGCTCGTTGAAAAATGTTGTCATTATTTTGACCTTTTAAACTTATTGGCTCAATCCAAGCCCTCTTTCGTTTATGCAACCGGAGGAAGCGCTGTCAATTTTAATGATTTTGAATATAAAGAACAAAAATCTGATGTAATCGATCATGCAAATGTCAATATCGTCTATGAAAACGGTGTGAACACGAATTTTAATTTGTGCATGTTTTCTCCTATGTTCTATGAAGAAATTACGATATGTGGAGATGAAGGAAGACTAAGAGCCTATGAAAATGATGATTTTTTACCGGTGAATCGGCCAAATACACATCTGGAAGTTTTAAGTGGTGAAAGTAAACCTACAAGAATCTCCACTCCATGTTATCCATCTGTTATCCAAAGCAGTGGACATAATGGCGGAACGTATTATGAGCACAAATACTTCATTGATAATATGGAAGGCGTTTCAACCACGACTGCCACTGTTGAAGAAGGCTTTTGGTCCATAGTCGTCGGAATTGCAGCAGAAGAGTCCATTAAAACAGGAAAAGTAGTATACATTGATGAATTATTAAAGAGAGTTCATAATGAGAAAGCGACTGTCTCTAATTAA
- a CDS encoding helix-turn-helix domain-containing protein, producing the protein MARTSFQGEIPNEQIEVCPVTHAQNVIAGKWKIIILWHLKETRRFGELQRLVPGISKGILTSQLRELEKDQMVIRKVYPEVPPKVEYSLADAGKGFMPILESMGDWGKKYAFNSKNS; encoded by the coding sequence ATGGCTCGAACATCATTTCAGGGTGAAATTCCCAACGAACAGATAGAAGTATGCCCTGTCACGCATGCTCAAAATGTAATAGCAGGCAAATGGAAAATTATCATATTATGGCATTTGAAAGAGACAAGACGGTTTGGTGAGCTTCAAAGATTGGTCCCCGGAATTTCAAAAGGAATATTGACAAGTCAATTAAGGGAATTGGAAAAAGATCAAATGGTCATAAGGAAAGTATATCCAGAAGTGCCCCCAAAAGTAGAATATTCGCTAGCAGACGCAGGGAAAGGTTTCATGCCCATACTAGAAAGTATGGGTGACTGGGGAAAGAAATATGCCTTCAACAGCAAAAATTCTTAA
- a CDS encoding DUF4867 family protein, whose amino-acid sequence MSKYEVIRGLNKHISIFHVEDSRFAPYGKIIIGYDFQELQTYMKEMEIPQDHNVYIPSVSDMENTSVKERIQTAFYGEMPIQIGYCNGPSSTLNGLEYHKGSEINIAVTDMVLLLGKVQDIHDNSYDSTNVEAFFIPKGTAIELYSTTLHFAPCKVNEEGFKTIVILPAGTNEPLNQEIKKRTEEDKLLFMKNKWLIAHPESKQLASKGAYAGINGDNISIFHGKNKIKIK is encoded by the coding sequence TTGTCAAAGTATGAAGTGATTAGAGGTTTAAATAAACATATTTCCATTTTCCATGTTGAAGATAGCAGGTTTGCACCATACGGTAAAATAATCATTGGGTATGATTTTCAAGAGCTGCAAACATATATGAAAGAAATGGAGATTCCTCAAGATCATAATGTCTATATTCCTTCAGTTTCCGATATGGAAAATACGAGCGTGAAAGAACGGATTCAAACTGCCTTTTATGGAGAGATGCCGATTCAAATTGGATATTGTAATGGTCCGAGCTCAACGCTGAATGGTTTAGAATATCATAAAGGCAGTGAAATCAACATTGCGGTGACAGATATGGTTCTTCTATTGGGAAAAGTACAGGATATTCACGACAATAGTTATGACTCTACAAATGTAGAGGCGTTTTTTATCCCGAAAGGAACGGCGATAGAGTTATATAGTACAACCTTGCACTTTGCCCCGTGTAAAGTAAACGAAGAAGGGTTCAAGACAATCGTTATTTTGCCGGCCGGCACAAATGAGCCATTAAATCAGGAGATAAAAAAAAGAACGGAAGAGGATAAACTATTATTCATGAAAAATAAATGGCTGATTGCTCATCCTGAAAGCAAACAATTGGCAAGTAAAGGTGCATATGCCGGAATAAATGGTGATAATATTTCAATTTTCCATGGGAAAAATAAAATAAAAATCAAATGA